The following coding sequences are from one Megamonas funiformis window:
- the xseA gene encoding exodeoxyribonuclease VII large subunit — protein sequence MAGKIYTVSQLNKYLRQQFDDDIILQNIMLKGEISNFKVHSSGHCYFTLKDNLASIKCVAFRFNAMKFRFAPQNGMKVIASGYISIYEKDGLYQLYVQNLAPEGIGELALAFEQLKNKLNDEGLFDSKYKKQLPFYPRRIGVVTSRTGAVIKDICHVAKRRNPLVKILLYSVLVQGENASKEIVQGIEFFNKKCPVDVIIIGRGGGSLEDLWAFNEENVIRAIFASKIPIISAVGHETDYTLSDLVSDVRAATPSQAAELAVVEKDALVNYIESLKRDCRYKAYNLFSIKENKFNLLWKHSIFSDKERLLQSRQQELDFLNERLNKVVTDKYVNKFHQMEVIAEKLKVLNPLNVLQRGFSIVKQDDKYIKNIKDIDMDKSLNIELSDGTVETKIVQIKEK from the coding sequence ATGGCAGGAAAAATTTACACAGTAAGTCAATTAAATAAATATTTACGACAACAATTTGATGATGATATTATTTTGCAAAATATCATGTTAAAGGGAGAAATATCTAATTTTAAAGTCCATTCTTCTGGACATTGTTATTTTACTTTAAAAGATAATTTAGCTAGTATAAAATGTGTAGCATTTCGTTTTAATGCTATGAAGTTTCGTTTTGCTCCGCAAAATGGAATGAAGGTAATTGCAAGTGGATATATTTCAATTTATGAAAAAGATGGCTTATATCAATTATATGTGCAAAATTTAGCGCCTGAAGGTATAGGTGAACTTGCATTAGCTTTTGAACAATTAAAAAATAAATTGAATGATGAAGGTTTATTTGATAGTAAATATAAAAAACAATTACCATTTTATCCTAGGCGCATAGGTGTTGTAACATCAAGAACGGGAGCAGTTATTAAAGATATTTGCCATGTAGCCAAAAGAAGAAATCCTTTGGTGAAAATCCTTTTATATTCTGTCTTGGTACAAGGCGAAAACGCAAGTAAAGAAATTGTTCAAGGAATAGAATTTTTTAATAAAAAATGTCCAGTTGATGTGATTATCATTGGACGAGGTGGTGGCTCACTTGAGGATTTATGGGCGTTTAATGAAGAAAATGTAATTCGTGCGATATTTGCTTCAAAAATTCCTATAATTTCAGCAGTAGGTCATGAAACAGATTATACTTTATCTGATTTAGTAAGTGATGTAAGAGCAGCAACACCTTCTCAAGCAGCAGAATTAGCTGTTGTAGAAAAAGATGCATTAGTAAATTATATTGAAAGTTTAAAAAGAGATTGTAGATATAAAGCATATAATCTTTTTTCAATCAAAGAAAATAAATTTAATTTATTATGGAAACATAGTATTTTTAGCGATAAAGAACGTTTATTGCAAAGTAGACAACAAGAATTAGATTTTTTAAATGAGCGTTTAAATAAAGTAGTAACTGATAAATATGTGAATAAATTTCATCAAATGGAAGTTATTGCCGAAAAATTAAAAGTATTAAATCCTCTAAATGTATTACAAAGAGGTTTTAGTATCGTAAAACAAGATGATAAATATATAAAAAATATAAAAGATATAGATATGGATAAATCACTAAATATCGAGCTTAGTGATGGTACTGTTGAAACTAAAATTGTACAAATAAAAGAAAAATGA
- the nusB gene encoding transcription antitermination factor NusB: MSRRQAREIALQSLFQLDFNECEVDSAIENVLSHKKLHEADCDFVRILVSGTRENLESIDKMIAEKSKDWKIERMSGIDRNIVRLAIFEMKFSSDKLVPNIAINEAVELAKKFGTDDSARFVNGILGSMIK, encoded by the coding sequence ATGAGTCGCAGACAAGCGAGAGAAATCGCATTACAGTCATTATTTCAATTAGATTTTAATGAATGTGAAGTAGATAGTGCTATTGAAAATGTATTATCACATAAAAAACTTCATGAAGCTGATTGTGATTTTGTAAGAATATTAGTTAGTGGTACTAGAGAAAATTTAGAGTCTATTGATAAAATGATAGCGGAAAAGTCTAAAGACTGGAAAATCGAACGTATGTCAGGTATTGACAGAAATATCGTTCGTCTGGCTATATTTGAAATGAAATTCAGTTCAGATAAACTGGTGCCTAATATAGCAATCAATGAAGCTGTCGAATTAGCCAAAAAATTCGGTACAGATGATTCTGCCCGTTTTGTTAATGGTATTTTGGGCTCAATGATTAAATAA
- a CDS encoding Asp23/Gls24 family envelope stress response protein — MDEKKGINNALGTIRIADEVVSIIAGLAATEVEGVAGMSGGIAGGIAEILGRKNFSKGVKVEVGEKEAAIDLYIIVKYGVRIPDIALNVQEAVKAAIENMTGLSTVEVNVHVQGVGFPEDVKTEEVRVR; from the coding sequence ATGGACGAAAAAAAAGGAATCAATAATGCATTAGGTACTATCCGCATTGCAGACGAAGTAGTAAGTATTATAGCAGGTCTTGCTGCTACAGAAGTTGAAGGCGTAGCAGGCATGAGTGGTGGTATCGCTGGTGGTATCGCAGAAATTTTAGGTCGTAAAAATTTCTCTAAAGGTGTAAAAGTTGAAGTTGGCGAAAAAGAAGCAGCTATTGATCTTTATATCATCGTAAAATACGGCGTACGTATTCCAGATATCGCATTAAATGTACAAGAAGCTGTAAAAGCAGCTATTGAAAATATGACAGGTCTTAGCACTGTTGAAGTTAATGTACATGTTCAAGGCGTTGGTTTCCCAGAAGATGTAAAAACTGAAGAAGTACGCGTTCGCTAA
- the efp gene encoding elongation factor P, translating to MISSSDFRTGLTLEIDNGVWQIVDFQHVKPGKGAAFVRTKIKNVQTGAVVERTFNPNEKLPAAHVETRAMQYLYEADGMYTFMDNETYDQIELTKEQLGSALNFLKENMDISLQSFKGNIIGITLPNSVNLEVVECEPSVKGDTATGATKMAKVETGYEVRVPLFVNEGDVLRIDTRTGNYIERA from the coding sequence ATGATTTCCAGCAGTGATTTCCGTACAGGTCTTACACTTGAAATTGATAACGGTGTATGGCAGATTGTTGATTTCCAACATGTAAAACCAGGTAAAGGTGCAGCTTTCGTTCGTACAAAAATTAAAAACGTACAGACTGGTGCAGTTGTAGAACGTACTTTTAACCCTAATGAAAAATTACCAGCAGCTCATGTAGAAACTAGAGCTATGCAGTATTTATATGAAGCAGATGGTATGTACACTTTCATGGATAATGAAACTTATGATCAGATTGAACTTACAAAAGAACAATTAGGTAGTGCATTAAACTTCTTAAAAGAAAACATGGATATTAGCTTACAGTCTTTCAAAGGCAATATCATTGGTATTACTTTACCAAACTCTGTAAATCTTGAAGTTGTTGAATGTGAACCAAGCGTTAAAGGTGATACTGCAACTGGTGCTACTAAAATGGCAAAAGTTGAAACTGGTTATGAAGTTCGTGTACCACTTTTCGTTAACGAAGGCGACGTATTAAGAATTGATACTCGTACTGGTAACTATATCGAACGTGCTTAA
- a CDS encoding DUF2273 domain-containing protein gives MKEYILNFIKYQLHEHCGRTIGVILGFIISLAILIFGLFTTLFVIVCMGIGLYVGNLIDKDDEFSDNILYKIQKILPPYSRRW, from the coding sequence ATGAAAGAATATATTTTAAATTTTATCAAATATCAATTACATGAACATTGTGGTAGAACTATTGGTGTTATTTTAGGATTTATAATTTCTTTAGCTATACTTATATTTGGTTTATTCACTACTTTATTTGTAATAGTTTGTATGGGAATAGGTCTTTATGTAGGTAATTTAATAGATAAAGATGATGAGTTTTCAGATAATATCTTATATAAAATCCAAAAAATCTTACCACCTTATTCACGTCGTTGGTAA
- the aroQ gene encoding type II 3-dehydroquinate dehydratase: MKINKVLVIHGPNLNLLGTREPEIYGSMTMQDINEDLAKQAKEHNIKIDFFQSNHEGAIIDTLHNARGQYGYIILNAGAFTHYSIAIRDALAAIDIPVIEVHLSNIHKREEFRHHSVIAPVVEGQICGFGLESYKSALFIAISRLQKED; the protein is encoded by the coding sequence ATGAAAATAAATAAAGTATTAGTTATACATGGACCAAATTTAAATTTACTTGGCACTCGTGAACCAGAAATTTATGGTAGTATGACTATGCAAGATATTAATGAAGATTTAGCAAAACAAGCTAAGGAACATAATATCAAAATAGATTTTTTTCAAAGTAATCATGAAGGAGCTATTATTGATACTTTACATAATGCTCGTGGTCAATATGGCTATATTATTTTAAATGCTGGTGCATTTACACATTATAGTATTGCTATACGTGATGCTTTAGCTGCTATTGATATACCTGTAATAGAAGTACATCTATCTAATATCCACAAAAGAGAAGAATTTAGACATCATTCTGTAATTGCACCTGTAGTTGAAGGGCAGATTTGCGGTTTTGGCTTAGAAAGTTATAAATCTGCGTTATTTATTGCTATTAGTAGACTACAAAAAGAGGATTAA
- a CDS encoding M24 family metallopeptidase — protein sequence MCQNNRIEKLRKVLQANYCDAILISKEENLHYFSGFTGDDTFLVITLNDCFLITDSRYTKQASEQTSFTIIEQKTGLLSKTVELIKKLNINSLAFEGNALIFNQYNYLAKNLIDIEVDFSTSLDLTELRIIKDENEIELIKKAINISDEAYSHILKFVKAGMSEQEIATELEYFMRKLGSERPAFTTIVASGVRGALPHGVATDKLINNGEFVTIDFGAVYKGYHSDITRTFCVGKASDRQKEIYDIVLQAQLLGLKEIAPNKSGREVDFPVREYIKNAGYGDFFGHGLGHGVGLEIHELPRLSPLSPTDKLKENMIVTNEPGIYVPDFGGVRIEDTVLVTANGCQALTQSDKRLVEIM from the coding sequence ATGTGTCAAAATAATCGTATAGAAAAACTTAGAAAAGTATTGCAGGCAAATTATTGTGATGCAATACTTATAAGTAAAGAAGAAAATTTACATTATTTTAGTGGTTTTACAGGTGATGATACATTTTTAGTAATCACTTTAAATGATTGTTTTTTGATTACTGATTCACGTTATACAAAACAAGCTAGTGAACAGACTTCATTTACTATTATTGAACAAAAAACTGGCTTACTTAGCAAAACTGTAGAGCTTATAAAGAAATTAAATATTAATAGTTTAGCATTTGAAGGCAATGCTTTGATTTTTAATCAATATAATTATTTAGCTAAAAATTTAATTGATATTGAAGTTGATTTTTCTACATCTTTAGATTTAACTGAACTTCGCATTATAAAAGATGAAAATGAGATAGAATTGATAAAAAAAGCTATTAATATCAGTGATGAAGCATATTCGCATATATTGAAATTTGTAAAAGCAGGTATGAGCGAACAGGAAATAGCGACTGAATTAGAATATTTTATGCGCAAATTAGGCAGTGAACGACCTGCATTTACTACTATAGTGGCTTCTGGTGTTAGAGGGGCATTACCTCATGGAGTTGCTACAGATAAGTTGATAAATAATGGTGAATTTGTTACAATAGACTTTGGTGCTGTTTACAAGGGATATCATTCAGATATTACGCGTACTTTTTGTGTAGGAAAAGCAAGTGATAGACAAAAAGAGATTTATGATATTGTTTTGCAAGCACAATTATTAGGGCTAAAAGAAATTGCACCTAATAAAAGTGGCAGGGAAGTTGATTTTCCTGTAAGAGAATATATAAAAAATGCAGGTTATGGTGATTTCTTTGGGCATGGCTTAGGGCATGGTGTTGGTCTTGAAATTCATGAGTTACCTCGTTTATCGCCACTTAGTCCAACAGATAAGCTTAAAGAAAATATGATAGTTACTAATGAGCCGGGGATTTATGTGCCTGACTTTGGCGGTGTTCGTATTGAAGACACTGTTTTAGTTACTGCAAATGGATGCCAAGCACTTACACAAAGTGATAAACGGCTTGTTGAAATAATGTGA
- the xseB gene encoding exodeoxyribonuclease VII small subunit, translated as MARKKLTFENAMETLEEIVNQLEAGDIPLNELIDKYNEGMKLSAFCLDELNRAKDAIYAEVDVKDNKIIEKKLDIEGDY; from the coding sequence ATGGCTAGAAAAAAATTAACTTTTGAAAATGCTATGGAAACTTTAGAAGAAATTGTAAATCAATTAGAAGCTGGAGATATTCCATTAAATGAATTAATAGATAAATATAATGAAGGTATGAAATTATCAGCTTTCTGTTTAGATGAATTAAATAGAGCGAAAGATGCTATATATGCAGAAGTTGATGTAAAAGATAATAAAATAATTGAAAAGAAATTAGATATAGAAGGTGATTATTAA
- the amaP gene encoding alkaline shock response membrane anchor protein AmaP encodes MSVINRIILFFYALAFGAVSILTMVLFARFIPDAQIWNEFLYLCSRMETVVVAVVIFICSLYLLIQSLSTHSNDVSTNEAVIVQGKMGEVNISLTALKDMADKIARSITGVRDVKVRLKMTKAPTKDKTLIPNFKLKLIVGEESNIVSISDEIKQQLDIYLNKYIGIEKAKIDINVESISNNSTNNKKRVV; translated from the coding sequence ATGAGCGTTATAAATCGTATCATCCTGTTCTTTTACGCTTTGGCATTTGGTGCAGTTTCTATTTTGACTATGGTATTATTCGCTAGATTTATTCCCGATGCTCAAATTTGGAATGAGTTCTTGTATTTATGTAGTCGCATGGAAACTGTAGTGGTTGCAGTAGTCATTTTTATTTGTAGTCTATATTTATTAATACAGAGTTTATCTACACATAGTAATGATGTATCAACAAATGAGGCTGTAATTGTGCAAGGGAAAATGGGAGAGGTTAATATCTCCTTAACAGCACTAAAAGATATGGCTGATAAGATTGCCCGTTCTATTACAGGGGTCCGTGATGTTAAAGTAAGATTGAAAATGACTAAGGCACCAACCAAAGATAAAACTTTAATACCTAATTTCAAGCTAAAATTAATTGTTGGTGAAGAAAGCAATATTGTATCAATTAGTGATGAAATAAAACAACAACTCGATATATATTTAAATAAATATATCGGTATTGAAAAGGCTAAAATTGATATCAATGTAGAAAGCATATCTAATAATTCTACTAACAACAAAAAGCGCGTTGTATGA